The following coding sequences are from one Bos indicus x Bos taurus breed Angus x Brahman F1 hybrid chromosome 5, Bos_hybrid_MaternalHap_v2.0, whole genome shotgun sequence window:
- the PPARA gene encoding peroxisome proliferator-activated receptor alpha isoform X1, giving the protein MEMVDTESPIGPLSPLEADDLESPLSADFLQEMGTIQEISQSIGEDSSGSFSFTEYQYLGSGPGSDGSVITDTLSPASSPSSVSYPAVPGSAEESSSIALNIECRICGDKASGYHYGVHACEGCKGFFRRTIRLKLVYDKCDRSCKIQKKNRNKCQYCRFHKCLSVGMSHNAIRFGRMPRSEKAKLKAEILTCEHDLEDSETADLKSLAKRIYEAYLKNFNMNKIKARVILAGKTNNNPPFVIHDMETLCMAEKTLVAKLVANGIQNKEAEVRIFHCCQCTSVETVTELTEFAKSIPGFANLDLNDQVTLLKYGVYEAIFAMLSSVMNKDGMLVAYGNGFITREFLKSLRKPFCDIMEPKFDFAMKFNALELDDSDISLFVAAIICCGDRPGLLNVGHIEKMQEGIVHVLKLHLQNNHPDDVFLFPKLLQKMADLRQLVTEHAQLVQVIKKTESDAALHPLLQEIYRDMY; this is encoded by the exons ATGGAGATGGTGGACACAGAGAGCCCCATcggtcccctctccccactggagGCTGATGACCTGGAAAGCCCGCTCTCGGCAGACTTCCTACAAGAGATGGGAACCATTCAAGAGATTTCTCAGTCTATTGGGGAGGACAGTTCCGGAAGCTTCAGTTTTACAGAATACCAGTACTTAGGAAGTGGTCCAGGATCAGATGGCTCCGTTATTACAG ACACCCTGTCCCCCGCCTCGAGCCCCTCGTCCGTCTCCTACCCCGCGGTCCCTGGCAGCGCCGAGGAGTCATCCAGCATCGCCCTGAACATCGAGTGTAGGATCTGCGGGGACAAAGCCTCTGGCTACCACTACGGTGTCCACGCATGTGAGGGCTGCAAG GGTTTCTTTAGGAGAACGATTCGGCTGAAGCTGGTGTATGACAAATGTGACCGTAGTTGCAAGATTCAGAAAAAGAATCGGAATAAGTGCCAATACTGTCGTTTCCACAAGTGCCTTTCAGTTGGGATGTCCCATAATG CGATTCGTTTTGGACGAATGCCAAGATCTGAAAAagcaaaattgaaggcagaaatcCTTACGTGTGAGCATGACCTAGAAGATTCCGAAACCGCGGATCTCAAGTCTCTGGCCAAGAGGATTTACGAGGCCTACCTGAAGAACTTCAACATGAACAAGATCAAGGCCCGGGTCATCCTTGCCGGGAAGACCAACAACAACCCG CCTTTCGTCATCCACGACATGGAGACGCTGTGTATGGCCGAGAAGACGCTGGTGGCCAAGCTGGTGGCCAACGGCATCCAGAACAAGGAGGCGGAAGTCCGCATTTTCCACTGCTGCCAGTGCACGTCCGTGGAGACCGTCACCGAGCTCACGGAGTTTGCCAAGTCCATCCCTGGGTTTGCAAACTTGGACTTGAATGACCAAGTCACTCTGCTGAAGTATGGAGTTTACGAAGCCATATTTGCGATGCTGTCTTCTGTGATGAATAAAGATGGGATGTTGGTAGCCTACGGGAATGGCTTCATAACCCGTGAATTCCTTAAAAGCCTAAGAAAACCCTTCTGTGATATCATGGAACCCAAGTTCGACTTTGCAATGAAGTTCAATGCACTGGAGCTGGACGACAGTGATATTTCCCTCTTTGTGGCTGCTATCATTTGCTGTGGAG ATCGGCCTGGCCTCCTAAATGTAGGACACATTGAGAAAATGCAGGAGGGTATTGTGCACGTGCTCAAACTCCACCTACAGAACAACCATCCTGACGACGTCTTCCTCTTCCCAAAACTCCTGCAAAAGATGGCAGACCTGCGGCAGCTGGTCACGGAGCACGCACAGCTGGTGCAGGTGATCAAGAAGACGGAGTCGGACGCCGCCCTGCACCCGCTGCTGCAGGAGATCTACAGGGACATGTACTGA
- the PPARA gene encoding peroxisome proliferator-activated receptor alpha isoform X3, producing MSHNAIRFGRMPRSEKAKLKAEILTCEHDLEDSETADLKSLAKRIYEAYLKNFNMNKIKARVILAGKTNNNPPFVIHDMETLCMAEKTLVAKLVANGIQNKEAEVRIFHCCQCTSVETVTELTEFAKSIPGFANLDLNDQVTLLKYGVYEAIFAMLSSVMNKDGMLVAYGNGFITREFLKSLRKPFCDIMEPKFDFAMKFNALELDDSDISLFVAAIICCGDRPGLLNVGHIEKMQEGIVHVLKLHLQNNHPDDVFLFPKLLQKMADLRQLVTEHAQLVQVIKKTESDAALHPLLQEIYRDMY from the exons ATGTCCCATAATG CGATTCGTTTTGGACGAATGCCAAGATCTGAAAAagcaaaattgaaggcagaaatcCTTACGTGTGAGCATGACCTAGAAGATTCCGAAACCGCGGATCTCAAGTCTCTGGCCAAGAGGATTTACGAGGCCTACCTGAAGAACTTCAACATGAACAAGATCAAGGCCCGGGTCATCCTTGCCGGGAAGACCAACAACAACCCG CCTTTCGTCATCCACGACATGGAGACGCTGTGTATGGCCGAGAAGACGCTGGTGGCCAAGCTGGTGGCCAACGGCATCCAGAACAAGGAGGCGGAAGTCCGCATTTTCCACTGCTGCCAGTGCACGTCCGTGGAGACCGTCACCGAGCTCACGGAGTTTGCCAAGTCCATCCCTGGGTTTGCAAACTTGGACTTGAATGACCAAGTCACTCTGCTGAAGTATGGAGTTTACGAAGCCATATTTGCGATGCTGTCTTCTGTGATGAATAAAGATGGGATGTTGGTAGCCTACGGGAATGGCTTCATAACCCGTGAATTCCTTAAAAGCCTAAGAAAACCCTTCTGTGATATCATGGAACCCAAGTTCGACTTTGCAATGAAGTTCAATGCACTGGAGCTGGACGACAGTGATATTTCCCTCTTTGTGGCTGCTATCATTTGCTGTGGAG ATCGGCCTGGCCTCCTAAATGTAGGACACATTGAGAAAATGCAGGAGGGTATTGTGCACGTGCTCAAACTCCACCTACAGAACAACCATCCTGACGACGTCTTCCTCTTCCCAAAACTCCTGCAAAAGATGGCAGACCTGCGGCAGCTGGTCACGGAGCACGCACAGCTGGTGCAGGTGATCAAGAAGACGGAGTCGGACGCCGCCCTGCACCCGCTGCTGCAGGAGATCTACAGGGACATGTACTGA
- the PPARA gene encoding peroxisome proliferator-activated receptor alpha isoform X2, translating into MQLEIFILNTLSPASSPSSVSYPAVPGSAEESSSIALNIECRICGDKASGYHYGVHACEGCKGFFRRTIRLKLVYDKCDRSCKIQKKNRNKCQYCRFHKCLSVGMSHNAIRFGRMPRSEKAKLKAEILTCEHDLEDSETADLKSLAKRIYEAYLKNFNMNKIKARVILAGKTNNNPPFVIHDMETLCMAEKTLVAKLVANGIQNKEAEVRIFHCCQCTSVETVTELTEFAKSIPGFANLDLNDQVTLLKYGVYEAIFAMLSSVMNKDGMLVAYGNGFITREFLKSLRKPFCDIMEPKFDFAMKFNALELDDSDISLFVAAIICCGDRPGLLNVGHIEKMQEGIVHVLKLHLQNNHPDDVFLFPKLLQKMADLRQLVTEHAQLVQVIKKTESDAALHPLLQEIYRDMY; encoded by the exons atgcaactggaGATTTTCATACTAA ACACCCTGTCCCCCGCCTCGAGCCCCTCGTCCGTCTCCTACCCCGCGGTCCCTGGCAGCGCCGAGGAGTCATCCAGCATCGCCCTGAACATCGAGTGTAGGATCTGCGGGGACAAAGCCTCTGGCTACCACTACGGTGTCCACGCATGTGAGGGCTGCAAG GGTTTCTTTAGGAGAACGATTCGGCTGAAGCTGGTGTATGACAAATGTGACCGTAGTTGCAAGATTCAGAAAAAGAATCGGAATAAGTGCCAATACTGTCGTTTCCACAAGTGCCTTTCAGTTGGGATGTCCCATAATG CGATTCGTTTTGGACGAATGCCAAGATCTGAAAAagcaaaattgaaggcagaaatcCTTACGTGTGAGCATGACCTAGAAGATTCCGAAACCGCGGATCTCAAGTCTCTGGCCAAGAGGATTTACGAGGCCTACCTGAAGAACTTCAACATGAACAAGATCAAGGCCCGGGTCATCCTTGCCGGGAAGACCAACAACAACCCG CCTTTCGTCATCCACGACATGGAGACGCTGTGTATGGCCGAGAAGACGCTGGTGGCCAAGCTGGTGGCCAACGGCATCCAGAACAAGGAGGCGGAAGTCCGCATTTTCCACTGCTGCCAGTGCACGTCCGTGGAGACCGTCACCGAGCTCACGGAGTTTGCCAAGTCCATCCCTGGGTTTGCAAACTTGGACTTGAATGACCAAGTCACTCTGCTGAAGTATGGAGTTTACGAAGCCATATTTGCGATGCTGTCTTCTGTGATGAATAAAGATGGGATGTTGGTAGCCTACGGGAATGGCTTCATAACCCGTGAATTCCTTAAAAGCCTAAGAAAACCCTTCTGTGATATCATGGAACCCAAGTTCGACTTTGCAATGAAGTTCAATGCACTGGAGCTGGACGACAGTGATATTTCCCTCTTTGTGGCTGCTATCATTTGCTGTGGAG ATCGGCCTGGCCTCCTAAATGTAGGACACATTGAGAAAATGCAGGAGGGTATTGTGCACGTGCTCAAACTCCACCTACAGAACAACCATCCTGACGACGTCTTCCTCTTCCCAAAACTCCTGCAAAAGATGGCAGACCTGCGGCAGCTGGTCACGGAGCACGCACAGCTGGTGCAGGTGATCAAGAAGACGGAGTCGGACGCCGCCCTGCACCCGCTGCTGCAGGAGATCTACAGGGACATGTACTGA